One window of the Camarhynchus parvulus chromosome 2, STF_HiC, whole genome shotgun sequence genome contains the following:
- the HEPACAM2 gene encoding HEPACAM family member 2: MLSWSPLANFFWDLQCKIYFLLVGICSALKLTVPSHTIHGIEGQPLHLSVDYNFNATASEIQIIWLFERSQSNPKYLLGSVNQRVVPDLEYQHKFTLMPPNASLRINPLHLSDEGNYIVKVNVRGNGTIAASQKIQVAVDVPVTKPTVHTEPSSGVVEYVGNITLKCIVDRGTRVAYQWMKNGKRLHAGPNYIFSSNNATLLIVPAVKEDIGNYSCLVSNPVSAMESEIIAPTIYYGPYGLRVKSDKGLNIGAVFTVDMGQVVLFDCSADSNPPNTYSWIQRDDNTTQVIKYGPHLEVVSDKVAQKTMDYMCCAFNNVTGKRDETHFTVVVTSVGLEKLAQKGKSLSSLAVITGISLFLILAMAFLFLWKRYQPHKVIQQKLQSRAEADYRKAQAFSGHESALDDFGIYEFISFPDLTSGSRVSSQSVPGPDFVAGQDMLSTVYEVIQHIPEQPEQDHQQ, from the exons ATCTCATACCATCCATGGTATTGAGGGACAACCACTTCATCTTTCTGTTGACTACAATTTCAATGCTACAGCTTCTGAAATCCAGATAATTTGGCTTTTTGAGAGGTCACAAAGTAATCCAAAATACTTGCTTGGCTCTGTAAATCAAAGAGTAGTTCCAGACTTGGAATACCAGCACAAGTTTACCCTTATGCCACCGAATGCATCTTTGAGGATTAACCCATTGCATCTCAGTGATGAGGGCAATTACATTGTAAAAGTCAATGTCCGTGGAAATGGGACCATAGCTGCAAGTCAAAAGATTCAAGTAGCTGTTGATG TTCCAGTCACAAAGCCAACTGTACATACTGAACCATCCTCAGGAGTAGTGGAGTATGTAGGGAATATTACCCTAAAATGTATTGTGGATAGAGGTACAAGGGTAGCTTACCAGTGGATGAAAAATGGGAAGCGTCTTCATGCTGGCCCTAATTATATATTTTCATCAAACAATGCTACACTTCTAATTGTTCCTGCAGTAAAAGAAGACATTGGCAATTACAGCTGTCTAGTATCTAACCCTGTCAGTGCAATGGAAAGTGAGATAATTGCACCAACCATATATT ATGGACCTTATGGACTTAGAGTCAAATCAGACAAAGGTCTGAATATAGGGGCAGTGTTTACAGTGGACATGGGGCAAGTTGTACTGTTTGACTGCTCAGCAGATTCAAATCCACCAAATACTTATTCATGGATTCAAAGGGATGACAATACCACTCAAGTAATCAAATATGGACCCCATCTGGAAGTTGTATCTGATAAAGTGGCCCAGAAGACAATGGATTACATGTGCTGTGCTTTCAATAATGTGACTGGGAAACGAGATGAAACTCACTTCACAGTTGTTGTTACATCTGTAG GGTTGGAAAAGTTGGCccagaaaggaaaatctttgTCTTCTCTTGCAGTAATAACAggaatttcattatttttgatCCTAGCTATGGCCTTTTTATTCCTATGGAAAAGGTATCAGCCACATAAAG tgaTACAACAGAAGTTACAGAGCAG GGCAGAGGCTGATTACAGAAAGGCACAGGCATTTTCAG GACATGAAAGTGCTTTGGATGATTTTGGGATATATGAGTTCATCTCTTTTCCAGATCTTACCAGTGGCTCTAGG GTTTCAAGCCAATCTGTTCCTGGCCCTGACTTTGTTGCAGGCCAGGATATGCTAAGTACGGTTTATGAAGTTATTCAGCACATTCCTGAGCAGCCAGAACAAGACCACCAACAGTAA